A stretch of Comamonadaceae bacterium M7527 DNA encodes these proteins:
- the metW gene encoding methionine biosynthesis protein MetW: MSTDQTMQALANLVPVGSHVLDLGCGDGAMLAYLQQHRQCTGYGVEIDDAKVKACVAAGVSVLQLNLDEGLSMFDDNAFDVVLQLDTLQHLRNAEVMLRETARVGRIGVVAFPNFAHWPNRLQVLMGRMPVTKRLPYQWYNTPNIRVATFADFEVLATSNSLHIDESFGLHAGQVKRWLPNAFASTAVFKFRK, encoded by the coding sequence ATGAGTACCGACCAGACCATGCAAGCCTTGGCCAACCTGGTGCCAGTGGGCTCGCACGTGCTAGACCTTGGTTGTGGCGACGGCGCCATGCTGGCTTACTTGCAACAACACCGCCAGTGCACAGGCTATGGCGTAGAGATAGACGACGCAAAAGTCAAAGCCTGTGTGGCCGCTGGCGTGAGTGTGTTGCAGCTCAACCTGGACGAAGGCCTGTCTATGTTTGACGACAACGCCTTTGACGTGGTGCTGCAGCTGGACACCTTGCAGCACTTGCGCAATGCCGAAGTCATGCTGCGAGAAACTGCGCGCGTGGGGCGCATTGGTGTTGTGGCGTTTCCCAACTTTGCGCACTGGCCCAACCGTTTGCAAGTGCTCATGGGCCGCATGCCTGTGACCAAGCGCTTGCCTTACCAGTGGTACAACACGCCCAACATACGCGTGGCCACCTTTGCTGACTTTGAGGTGTTGGCCACGTCCAACAGCTTGCACATTGACGAGAGCTTTGGCTTGCACGCCGGGCAGGTCAAGCGCTGGCTGCCCAATGCTTTTGCGAGTACGGCTGTGTTCAAGTTTCGCAAATAA
- a CDS encoding homoserine O-acetyltransferase: protein MPLVAVAQTLNVAQPLTLRSGAVLPSYTLAYETYGQLNADASNAVLVCHALNASHHVAGVYQQDDGTLEAKSTGWWDNMVGPGKPVDTNRYFVIGVNNIGSCFGSSGPASTNPATGQVWGADFPVVTVQDWVHTQAALLDALGIEQLAAVMGGSLGGMQALSWTLQYPDRVRHAVIVASAPNLTAENIAFNEVARRAIVTDPDFFEGHYRAHNTLPRRGLRIARMIGHITYLSDDVMNAKFGRSLRRAADALRSGAVSADYLYSTQDVEFEIESYLRYQGDKFAEYFDANTYLLITRALDYFDPAREHGGVLSAALAQAKARFLLVSFSTDWRFAPSRSRELVQALLQNKHAVSYAEIDAPHGHDAFLLDDARYHGVVRTYFDQAVTVKGSAS from the coding sequence ATGCCATTAGTAGCCGTTGCCCAAACGCTAAATGTTGCCCAGCCGCTGACGCTGCGCAGCGGCGCAGTGTTGCCCAGCTACACCCTGGCTTATGAGACTTATGGCCAACTCAATGCCGACGCGAGCAATGCTGTGTTGGTGTGCCATGCGCTGAATGCCTCGCACCATGTGGCAGGTGTTTACCAGCAAGACGACGGAACCTTAGAGGCCAAAAGCACTGGCTGGTGGGACAACATGGTGGGCCCTGGCAAACCGGTAGACACCAACCGCTACTTTGTCATTGGCGTTAACAACATTGGTTCTTGTTTTGGCTCTAGCGGCCCAGCCAGCACCAACCCCGCTACGGGTCAAGTGTGGGGCGCAGACTTTCCGGTGGTCACGGTGCAAGACTGGGTCCACACCCAGGCCGCACTGCTAGACGCCTTGGGCATTGAGCAGCTGGCCGCCGTAATGGGCGGCAGCCTGGGCGGCATGCAAGCCTTGAGCTGGACGCTGCAATACCCAGACCGTGTGCGCCATGCCGTGATTGTGGCCAGCGCGCCCAACCTGACCGCAGAAAACATTGCATTCAACGAAGTGGCGCGCCGCGCCATCGTGACCGACCCAGACTTTTTTGAGGGTCACTACCGCGCGCACAACACCTTGCCGCGCAGAGGCTTGCGCATTGCGCGCATGATTGGTCACATCACCTACCTTAGTGACGATGTGATGAACGCGAAATTTGGCCGCAGCTTGCGTCGCGCTGCCGACGCGTTGCGCAGCGGGGCCGTATCTGCCGATTACTTGTACAGCACGCAAGACGTCGAGTTTGAGATAGAAAGCTACTTGCGCTACCAGGGAGACAAGTTCGCCGAGTATTTTGACGCCAACACCTATTTGCTGATTACACGTGCCTTGGATTACTTCGACCCAGCGCGTGAACACGGTGGTGTTTTGAGCGCGGCACTGGCACAGGCAAAAGCCAGGTTTTTATTGGTGAGCTTCAGCACAGACTGGCGCTTTGCACCCAGTCGCAGCCGTGAGCTGGTGCAGGCGTTGCTGCAAAACAAGCATGCTGTGAGCTACGCCGAAATTGATGCGCCACACGGCCACGACGCCTTTTTACTGGACGACGCGCGCTACCACGGTGTTGTGCGCACCTACTTTGATCAAGCCGTCACTGTAAAAGGTAGTGCCTCATGA
- a CDS encoding ammonium transporter, with translation MDALKQGMDALFILLGAILVLAMHAGFAFLELGTVRKKNQVNALVKILVDFSVSTVVYFLVGYGVAYGTHFFVGAETLAQRSGYDLVKFFFLLTFAAAIPAIISGGIAERAKFWPQLIATAVIVGFIYPFFEGVAWNGNFGVQAWIEQLTGAPFHDFAGSVVVHAVGGWIALPAVLLLGARYNRYRKDGSLSAHPPSSIPFLALGAWILCVGWFGFNVMSAQTVENLSGLVAVNSLMAMVGGTLAALVLGKNDPGFVHNGPLAGLVAVCAGSDVMHPIGAWFVGAIAGGLFVWLFTQVQNKWKIDDVLGVWPLHGLCGTWGGIAAGIFGSKALGGVGGVSLSAQLIGTTLGVVWAVMGGLVVYGILKVTMGLRLSNEDEFQGADLAIHQISATPEREVSW, from the coding sequence ATGGATGCACTCAAACAGGGCATGGATGCCCTTTTCATACTATTAGGCGCAATTTTAGTGCTGGCCATGCACGCGGGCTTTGCGTTTTTAGAGCTGGGCACAGTGCGCAAGAAAAATCAGGTCAACGCGCTGGTAAAAATCTTGGTGGACTTCTCTGTGTCTACCGTCGTGTATTTTTTAGTCGGCTACGGTGTGGCCTACGGCACGCACTTTTTTGTAGGGGCTGAAACCCTGGCACAGCGCAGCGGCTACGACTTGGTGAAGTTCTTCTTCCTGCTGACCTTTGCGGCCGCTATCCCGGCCATCATCTCGGGCGGCATTGCAGAGCGCGCCAAGTTTTGGCCACAACTCATTGCCACGGCCGTCATCGTAGGCTTTATCTATCCCTTCTTTGAAGGCGTGGCCTGGAACGGCAACTTTGGCGTACAAGCCTGGATAGAGCAACTCACAGGCGCACCGTTTCACGACTTTGCAGGCTCTGTCGTGGTGCACGCCGTAGGCGGCTGGATTGCCTTGCCCGCTGTATTGTTGCTGGGCGCGCGCTACAACCGCTACCGTAAAGACGGCTCGCTAAGCGCACACCCACCCTCAAGCATTCCGTTTTTGGCACTGGGTGCCTGGATACTGTGCGTAGGCTGGTTTGGCTTTAACGTCATGAGCGCGCAAACCGTTGAGAATCTCAGCGGCTTGGTCGCTGTGAACTCACTCATGGCCATGGTAGGCGGCACATTGGCCGCTTTGGTATTGGGCAAAAACGACCCGGGCTTTGTGCACAACGGGCCCTTGGCCGGTTTGGTAGCGGTTTGTGCAGGCTCAGACGTCATGCACCCCATAGGCGCCTGGTTTGTCGGCGCGATTGCGGGCGGCTTGTTTGTATGGCTGTTCACGCAAGTACAAAACAAATGGAAGATTGACGACGTGCTGGGCGTATGGCCACTACATGGTTTATGCGGCACCTGGGGCGGCATTGCTGCTGGCATCTTTGGCAGCAAGGCTTTGGGTGGTGTAGGCGGCGTCAGTTTAAGTGCGCAACTCATTGGCACCACCCTGGGCGTTGTGTGGGCAGTAATGGGAGGCCTTGTTGTGTACGGCATCTTAAAAGTCACCATGGGATTACGCCTGTCAAACGAAGACGAATTTCAAGGTGCCGACCTGGCCATTCATCAAATCAGCGCCACACCTGAACGCGAGGTGAGCTGGTAA
- a CDS encoding RNA-binding protein: protein MGNKLYVGNLPYQVRDDDLSQSFGEFGTVTSAKVMMERDTGRSKGFGFVEMADDAQAQAAINGMNGQPLGGRNLVVNEARPMEPRPPRSGGFGGGNDGFRSPYGGGGRRDGGGGRDGGGGRGGY from the coding sequence ATGGGCAACAAACTGTACGTCGGCAACTTGCCTTACCAAGTGCGTGACGATGACCTGAGCCAATCTTTCGGCGAATTTGGCACTGTAACCAGCGCCAAGGTAATGATGGAACGTGACACCGGTCGCTCTAAAGGCTTCGGTTTTGTAGAAATGGCTGACGATGCGCAAGCACAAGCTGCCATCAACGGCATGAACGGCCAGCCATTGGGCGGTCGCAACTTGGTGGTGAACGAAGCTCGCCCCATGGAGCCACGTCCACCACGTAGCGGCGGCTTCGGCGGCGGCAACGATGGTTTCCGTAGCCCATACGGTGGCGGTGGTCGTCGCGACGGCGGCGGCGGTCGCGATGGCGGCGGTGGCCGTGGTGGTTACTAA
- a CDS encoding transcriptional regulator, giving the protein MSQTSEDAKLQRAATFEKTLLVVLCEAMLEKPLLKLAKQMGALGYTVHDVRGGGSWGTRDAMWEADRSIEVKFICAPAVARTMADAVVANFGEDYALSLYLSPVEVLRGHKY; this is encoded by the coding sequence ATGAGTCAAACATCTGAAGATGCCAAGCTGCAGCGTGCAGCAACTTTTGAAAAAACCTTGCTGGTGGTCTTGTGCGAGGCCATGCTCGAGAAGCCCTTGCTCAAACTGGCCAAGCAAATGGGTGCCTTGGGCTATACCGTGCATGATGTGCGCGGTGGTGGTTCTTGGGGTACGCGCGATGCCATGTGGGAAGCGGACCGCAGCATTGAGGTGAAGTTCATTTGCGCACCGGCAGTGGCGCGCACCATGGCAGACGCTGTGGTTGCCAATTTCGGTGAAGACTATGCCTTAAGCCTGTACCTAAGCCCTGTTGAAGTATTGCGTGGGCACAAGTATTAG
- a CDS encoding sodium-dependent bicarbonate transport family permease — protein sequence MDVVVWFFLLGVFAKLVKSDLRLPEPLYETLSIYLLLAIGLKGGIELSRQSLWELAPQIALCLGLGLIIPVLVMPVLRALGLRAIDAASMAAHYGSVSVVTFAVGLAYLNAKGIETSSHAALWVAVMEAPGIVAGIVLAYWFVKDDKASANSAAKSGDKASGLRGVMHDVLFGKSILLLMGGLLVGAVMGEDGVAPIAPLFITPFKGVLALFLLELGLVAGARVGDLRRYGIRLIAFGVCAPPVLALLGMAGARALGLGVGDMVIFAVLAASASYIAAPTAMRMALPKANAALSITASLGLTFPFNIVVGVPLYTSIAMWWGSA from the coding sequence ATGGATGTTGTGGTGTGGTTTTTCTTGTTGGGTGTGTTTGCAAAGCTGGTTAAAAGCGACCTACGCCTGCCCGAGCCGCTTTACGAAACCCTGTCTATTTATTTGCTGCTGGCCATTGGTCTGAAAGGCGGCATTGAGCTTAGTCGCCAGTCTTTGTGGGAGCTTGCGCCGCAAATTGCCTTGTGTTTGGGCTTGGGCTTGATCATTCCGGTGCTTGTGATGCCGGTGTTGCGCGCCTTGGGTTTGCGCGCCATAGATGCGGCGTCTATGGCGGCGCACTATGGCTCTGTGAGTGTGGTGACTTTTGCTGTAGGCCTGGCCTACCTCAATGCCAAAGGTATTGAGACTTCCAGCCACGCAGCGTTGTGGGTGGCAGTGATGGAGGCGCCTGGTATTGTGGCTGGCATCGTGTTGGCGTACTGGTTTGTCAAAGACGACAAGGCCAGCGCCAACAGCGCTGCCAAGTCTGGTGACAAAGCCAGTGGCTTGCGCGGTGTGATGCACGACGTGTTGTTTGGCAAGTCTATTTTGTTGCTGATGGGCGGTTTGTTGGTGGGCGCAGTAATGGGCGAAGACGGCGTGGCACCAATTGCGCCCTTGTTTATTACGCCCTTCAAAGGTGTGCTGGCTTTGTTCTTGTTAGAGCTGGGCCTGGTTGCTGGTGCGCGTGTGGGAGACCTGCGCCGCTACGGCATACGCCTGATTGCGTTTGGTGTTTGTGCGCCACCGGTGTTGGCCTTGTTGGGCATGGCCGGCGCGCGTGCCCTGGGGCTTGGTGTAGGCGATATGGTGATATTTGCGGTGCTGGCAGCCAGCGCCAGCTACATCGCGGCACCCACGGCCATGCGCATGGCGCTGCCCAAAGCCAATGCGGCGTTGTCTATTACGGCATCGCTGGGTCTGACGTTTCCGTTCAATATCGTGGTGGGTGTGCCGTTGTACACCTCTATTGCTATGTGGTGGGGTAGTGCATGA
- the lptC gene encoding LPS export ABC transporter periplasmic protein LptC yields MLPAITPARDRYKGVRGMRLWWLRMRKLADQLIAYVPLALMAVLAAMTFWLLRLTPVPDEVHTAPVAPKVPDNYLVNFVARSFDASGALSSQVAGKAAQHLPATGELRIQMARMKAWGDNSTVTDSTSNNAVVNQAQTQFELTGDVVVNRRSPNAPNLQIVGQQLFIDTALDRMSTDLPVVVRRNADEIKAQRMVVDNASGITQFDEQVRAVLQRKP; encoded by the coding sequence ATGCTGCCAGCAATCACGCCAGCCAGGGACCGCTATAAAGGCGTGCGCGGTATGCGGCTGTGGTGGCTGCGCATGCGCAAACTGGCTGACCAACTCATAGCCTATGTGCCGCTGGCGTTGATGGCCGTGTTGGCGGCCATGACGTTTTGGTTGCTGCGCCTCACGCCAGTGCCAGACGAGGTGCATACCGCGCCGGTCGCGCCCAAGGTGCCCGACAATTATCTGGTTAACTTTGTGGCTCGCAGCTTTGATGCCAGCGGCGCGCTCAGCTCGCAAGTTGCAGGCAAAGCCGCGCAACATTTGCCGGCCACTGGCGAGTTGCGCATACAAATGGCCCGCATGAAGGCTTGGGGTGACAACAGCACTGTTACTGACAGCACTTCCAACAATGCGGTCGTCAATCAGGCGCAAACGCAGTTTGAGCTCACTGGTGATGTGGTGGTGAATCGGCGCTCACCCAACGCACCCAATCTACAAATTGTGGGGCAGCAGCTGTTTATTGACACGGCGCTAGACCGCATGAGTACAGATTTGCCCGTGGTGGTGCGCCGCAATGCCGATGAGATCAAAGCGCAACGCATGGTGGTGGATAACGCCAGCGGTATCACGCAATTTGACGAACAAGTGCGCGCGGTGCTGCAGCGCAAGCCCTAA
- a CDS encoding HAD hydrolase family protein — protein MTKLHSPSIARFRADLLTQAAAVKVVFLDVDGVLTDGSLWFSDAGETMKRFNTLDGHGLKLLQRAGITPAVVTGRDSAALRNRLSALGVVHARFGTEDKLPAANELLAELGLSWAQAAAMGDDWPDLPMLTRAALACVPATAQADVLAHAHFTPHASAGNGAVRELCDLLLHATGQYDQLLQDALQ, from the coding sequence ATGACCAAGCTTCACAGCCCATCCATTGCGCGCTTTCGCGCTGACTTGTTGACACAGGCCGCAGCCGTCAAAGTGGTGTTCCTTGATGTTGACGGCGTGCTGACCGACGGCAGTTTATGGTTTAGCGACGCGGGCGAGACCATGAAGCGCTTTAATACGCTTGATGGCCACGGGCTTAAGCTGCTGCAGCGCGCGGGCATTACGCCGGCGGTGGTCACAGGGCGGGACTCAGCCGCGTTGCGCAACCGTTTAAGCGCCTTGGGCGTGGTGCATGCACGCTTTGGTACTGAAGACAAGTTGCCCGCGGCCAATGAATTGTTGGCCGAGCTGGGCCTGAGCTGGGCGCAAGCCGCTGCCATGGGCGACGACTGGCCAGACTTGCCTATGCTCACGCGCGCGGCCCTGGCGTGTGTGCCGGCAACGGCGCAGGCTGATGTGTTGGCGCATGCCCACTTCACACCGCATGCCAGCGCTGGCAACGGCGCTGTGCGTGAACTGTGTGACTTGTTGCTGCATGCAACAGGCCAATACGACCAATTGCTACAGGACGCTTTGCAGTGA
- a CDS encoding KpsF/GutQ family sugar-phosphate isomerase has protein sequence MQETPTTATTMNTEQALRVARDTLDIEAQAVQAMAQRLDQRFAQAVQAVLTCAGRVVVMGMGKSGHVGNKIAATLASTGTPAFFVHPGEASHGDLGMITEADVVLAISNSGESDELNAVLPVIKRMGIGLIALTGRPESSLANYANWVLDSSVAKEACPHNLAPTASTTAQMALGDALAMALLDARGFKPQDFARSHPGGALGRKLLTHVSDIMRSGDDVPRVTATTSGMDLMREMSAKGLGATAIVDGDNHAIGIFTDGDLRRAIEQGVDLRTAVAGDIMRPSPRTINAQELAAQAADLMEANAVTSLLVVNDAQELIGAINTNDLMRAKVI, from the coding sequence ATGCAAGAGACACCTACCACCGCCACGACTATGAATACAGAACAAGCACTGCGCGTTGCGCGTGACACGCTAGACATTGAGGCTCAAGCGGTGCAGGCCATGGCCCAGCGCTTAGACCAGCGTTTTGCCCAAGCCGTGCAAGCTGTTTTGACTTGTGCCGGTCGCGTGGTGGTCATGGGTATGGGTAAAAGCGGGCACGTGGGCAACAAAATTGCCGCCACCTTGGCCTCCACTGGTACGCCTGCCTTTTTTGTACACCCCGGTGAGGCCAGCCACGGCGACCTAGGCATGATCACCGAGGCCGATGTGGTGCTGGCTATTAGTAACAGCGGCGAGAGCGATGAGCTCAACGCCGTACTGCCTGTTATCAAGCGCATGGGTATTGGCCTTATTGCCCTAACCGGGCGACCAGAGTCGTCGCTGGCCAATTACGCCAATTGGGTGCTAGACAGCAGTGTGGCCAAAGAGGCTTGTCCGCACAACTTGGCGCCCACGGCCAGCACCACGGCCCAAATGGCCTTGGGCGATGCCTTGGCCATGGCCTTGCTGGATGCCAGAGGCTTTAAGCCACAAGACTTTGCACGCTCACACCCGGGTGGTGCCTTGGGGCGCAAGTTGCTAACCCATGTCAGCGACATCATGCGCAGCGGCGACGATGTGCCGCGCGTGACGGCCACCACCAGTGGCATGGACTTGATGCGCGAGATGAGCGCCAAAGGCCTGGGCGCCACCGCCATAGTAGACGGCGACAACCACGCCATTGGTATTTTTACCGATGGTGACTTGCGCCGCGCCATAGAGCAAGGCGTTGATTTGCGCACGGCTGTAGCCGGCGACATCATGCGCCCCAGCCCGCGCACCATCAACGCACAAGAGCTGGCTGCACAGGCGGCGGACTTGATGGAGGCCAATGCCGTGACCAGTTTGCTGGTGGTCAATGACGCACAAGAGCTCATTGGTGCCATCAATACCAACGACTTGATGCGCGCCAAGGTGATTTAA
- a CDS encoding cation:proton antiporter codes for MNALDITLLYLLAAVLGVVGCRYLRLPPVLGYLMVGVLIGPNALALAQDSAGVRYLAEFGVVFLMFVIGLEFSLPKLRTMGKLVFGLGTSQVLATIVVATLGSLLLAWAWPSGWVMNWQTALALGGVMSMSSTAVVIKLTSERLELGSEHGKRVVGILLFQDLAVVPLLIMIPALGSRGDEMAIAIGLALLKATVLIALLLTGGQKIMHWWLTLVAKRKSDELFMLNLLLITLGLAWLTEHAGLSLALGAFVAGMLISETEFKHQVETDIRPFHDVLMGLFFITIGMMLDWRIVLERWPLVLMLIVLPVLFKFVLIAGLTRLWGAPVGTSIRVGLYLAQAGEFGFVLLTLASQNNLIAAEMLNPILAAMVISMMATPFIIMYSEAAVSRLASSDWLMQSVQMTAIAKKAISANHHVVICGYGRSGQNLARMLDAQQIPYMALDLDPDRVRQAAAAGDSVVFGDAARLQALMAAGLARASAVVVTYKETHAALKVLANTKAHAPQVPVIVRTVDDHDIDRLIAAGAAEVVPEAIEGSLMLASHALALVGVPMRRVIRQVQDQRDKRYSLLRGYFHGADDDTIDELDQERLQTVALPMNAYGVGKTVAQLAFEGLNVAVVGLRRRGQQFSDDWAQVPLRADDAVVLSGTPASLARAEDRLLRG; via the coding sequence ATGAATGCATTAGACATCACCTTGCTATACCTACTCGCCGCCGTCTTGGGTGTGGTGGGTTGTCGCTATTTGCGCTTGCCGCCCGTACTGGGCTACTTGATGGTGGGTGTGTTGATCGGGCCCAACGCCTTGGCCCTGGCGCAAGACTCTGCCGGTGTGCGCTACCTGGCCGAGTTTGGTGTGGTGTTTTTGATGTTTGTCATTGGCCTAGAGTTCAGCCTGCCCAAGCTGCGCACCATGGGCAAACTAGTGTTTGGACTGGGTACCTCGCAGGTGTTGGCCACCATTGTGGTGGCCACTTTGGGCTCGTTGCTGTTGGCTTGGGCATGGCCAAGCGGCTGGGTCATGAACTGGCAAACGGCGTTGGCGCTGGGCGGCGTGATGTCTATGAGCAGCACAGCTGTGGTCATCAAACTGACCTCTGAGCGCTTAGAACTAGGCAGCGAGCACGGCAAACGCGTCGTAGGCATTTTGTTGTTTCAAGACTTGGCTGTGGTGCCCTTGCTCATCATGATCCCGGCGCTGGGCAGCCGCGGCGACGAGATGGCCATAGCCATTGGGCTGGCGCTGCTAAAAGCCACTGTACTGATTGCCCTGCTGTTAACCGGTGGCCAAAAAATCATGCACTGGTGGCTAACCTTGGTGGCCAAGCGCAAAAGCGACGAGCTGTTCATGCTCAACCTATTGCTCATTACTTTGGGCTTGGCTTGGCTCACAGAGCACGCGGGTTTGTCTTTGGCGCTGGGTGCGTTTGTGGCCGGCATGCTGATTTCAGAAACCGAATTCAAGCACCAGGTAGAGACCGACATACGCCCCTTTCACGACGTGTTGATGGGCTTGTTTTTCATCACCATAGGCATGATGCTGGACTGGCGCATTGTGCTGGAACGCTGGCCTTTGGTGCTCATGCTCATTGTCTTGCCAGTGCTGTTTAAATTTGTGCTGATTGCTGGCCTAACGCGCCTGTGGGGCGCACCTGTGGGCACGTCTATACGCGTGGGGCTATACCTGGCGCAGGCTGGTGAGTTTGGCTTTGTGTTGCTCACACTGGCCTCGCAAAACAACCTCATTGCAGCCGAAATGCTCAACCCTATATTGGCAGCCATGGTGATCTCCATGATGGCCACGCCATTCATCATCATGTACAGCGAGGCGGCCGTCTCGCGCTTGGCAAGCAGTGACTGGCTGATGCAGTCTGTACAAATGACCGCCATTGCCAAAAAGGCCATCAGTGCCAACCACCACGTGGTCATTTGCGGCTATGGCCGAAGCGGGCAAAATTTGGCACGCATGCTGGACGCGCAACAAATACCCTACATGGCGCTTGACCTTGACCCCGACCGCGTGCGCCAAGCCGCAGCCGCTGGCGACTCTGTGGTGTTTGGTGACGCTGCACGCTTGCAAGCACTCATGGCCGCAGGCCTGGCCAGAGCCAGCGCCGTGGTTGTAACCTACAAAGAAACACACGCTGCGTTGAAGGTGCTGGCCAACACCAAAGCACACGCACCGCAAGTGCCAGTGATTGTGCGCACCGTTGACGACCACGACATTGACCGACTGATTGCAGCCGGTGCCGCCGAAGTGGTACCGGAGGCGATTGAGGGCAGCTTGATGTTGGCCTCACATGCGCTGGCCTTGGTGGGCGTGCCCATGCGCCGCGTGATTCGCCAAGTGCAAGACCAGCGCGACAAACGCTACAGTTTGCTGCGCGGCTATTTTCACGGCGCCGATGACGACACCATTGACGAGCTAGACCAAGAGCGCTTGCAAACCGTTGCCTTACCCATGAACGCCTACGGCGTAGGCAAAACGGTGGCACAACTGGCCTTTGAGGGGCTTAATGTCGCCGTTGTTGGGCTGCGCAGACGCGGCCAACAATTCAGCGACGACTGGGCGCAAGTGCCACTGCGCGCTGACGATGCGGTGGTACTCAGCGGCACACCCGCCAGCCTGGCCCGCGCTGAAGACCGCTTACTACGCGGCTAA
- a CDS encoding YadA C-terminal domain-containing protein yields MVNTADGTATIAEETNSDNKVIVYSKDKTDALLNANADAIAKRKVTTDADGNIATITDGTTSVEVYTKKLANEVIGDRTGKTTSVTGDITALQTTVGKAAQGDNPATGLVKNVATNKADIHAINEHLGVRKATRADGRTRPSVKVGDSEALEAVVSLHATGANDPAGDQAEITISNSEVAITRGDGEVVFDADNDAAGGSYTRIRGGTATTIQTLRDQDIGVAPGTGNSGVLFQTTMYGLGGDYSVEYTADAAAFTAFTADGTLPDDAPIGATGIVDEGGTYKYVTNVRLGGVAAGVNANDAVNKGQLDAANVARTNADAALGRRIDTNSQRIDGNTQGIANVAAMASLPALPNGASSGFSAGIGGYNGKSAVAIGFQHRLSANTTFKVSAATGNKGKPTVGAGFSYSWGGSRYSASSQTEAMQAKEEAMQTKAEAAQAKDEAAQAKAALASVMERLEALEAKGAM; encoded by the coding sequence GTGGTCAACACAGCCGACGGCACAGCAACCATTGCCGAAGAAACAAACAGCGACAACAAGGTAATTGTTTATTCCAAAGACAAAACCGACGCGCTACTAAACGCCAACGCAGACGCTATCGCCAAACGCAAGGTCACCACCGACGCAGACGGAAACATAGCTACCATTACCGACGGCACTACCAGCGTAGAGGTCTACACCAAGAAATTGGCCAATGAAGTTATAGGTGACCGCACCGGCAAGACCACCAGCGTAACCGGTGACATCACAGCCCTACAGACCACAGTCGGCAAGGCCGCACAGGGTGACAACCCCGCAACAGGCCTAGTGAAAAACGTCGCTACCAACAAGGCCGACATTCACGCCATCAACGAACACCTAGGCGTTCGCAAAGCAACACGTGCCGATGGACGGACTAGGCCAAGCGTAAAAGTAGGGGATAGTGAAGCATTGGAAGCCGTGGTATCACTGCACGCAACGGGTGCAAATGACCCAGCAGGCGACCAAGCCGAAATCACCATATCCAACTCAGAAGTCGCTATTACCCGTGGCGACGGCGAAGTGGTATTTGACGCCGACAACGACGCCGCAGGCGGCAGCTACACCCGCATCCGTGGCGGTACGGCTACCACCATCCAAACCTTGCGCGACCAAGACATAGGCGTGGCCCCCGGCACAGGCAACAGTGGCGTGTTGTTCCAAACCACCATGTACGGTTTGGGTGGCGACTACAGCGTTGAATACACCGCCGACGCAGCCGCTTTTACCGCCTTTACCGCCGACGGCACCCTGCCCGACGACGCACCAATTGGGGCAACCGGCATTGTTGACGAAGGTGGCACTTACAAATACGTCACCAACGTACGCTTAGGTGGTGTGGCTGCAGGTGTTAATGCCAACGACGCAGTCAACAAAGGCCAGCTAGACGCTGCAAACGTGGCACGCACCAACGCCGACGCCGCATTGGGCCGCCGCATTGACACCAACAGCCAGCGCATAGACGGCAACACCCAAGGCATTGCCAACGTGGCCGCCATGGCCAGCTTGCCCGCCCTACCCAATGGGGCCAGCAGCGGCTTTAGCGCAGGCATTGGTGGCTACAACGGTAAGAGTGCTGTGGCCATTGGCTTCCAGCACCGCCTAAGTGCCAACACCACCTTCAAGGTGTCAGCCGCCACAGGCAACAAAGGCAAGCCAACCGTGGGCGCAGGCTTTAGCTACAGCTGGGGCGGCAGCCGTTACAGCGCTAGCAGCCAAACCGAGGCCATGCAAGCCAAGGAAGAAGCCATGCAAACCAAAGCTGAAGCTGCACAAGCCAAGGATGAAGCAGCACAAGCCAAGGCCGCATTGGCCAGCGTGATGGAGCGCTTAGAAGCACTAGAAGCCAAGGGCGCTATGTAA